Proteins encoded together in one Rhizobium sp. ACO-34A window:
- a CDS encoding ABC transporter permease: MLDGFAENRLLSWAGWIFALAMMLFLIAPSLIVVPMSFSSSDYLEFPPRDFSLRWYEGFFHSLAWLQAMRASLVAAVLTAVISVPVGTLAAYATRQLPLKVKMAVGAFLLTPAIVPSILVAIGYFFVLAQLGLVGSMTGLVLGHVALAIPVVFVIMTSAFAGFDPNQELAAESLGAGRMIVWKDVIIPQIRGSLFASALLAFVTSLDEVVIAMFISAGTNATLPKVMFSALRDKIDPTVAAISTMLISIAVLAVIALLRSGPKQDPT; this comes from the coding sequence ATGCTTGACGGTTTCGCCGAAAACAGACTTCTGAGTTGGGCGGGATGGATCTTCGCGCTGGCTATGATGCTCTTTCTTATCGCCCCATCGCTGATCGTCGTGCCGATGTCGTTCTCCTCATCGGATTATCTTGAGTTTCCACCACGCGATTTCTCGCTGCGCTGGTACGAAGGCTTCTTCCACTCGCTGGCATGGCTGCAGGCGATGCGCGCTTCGCTCGTAGCGGCGGTTCTGACGGCGGTTATCTCCGTTCCGGTCGGTACGCTCGCCGCTTACGCCACGCGTCAGTTGCCGCTCAAGGTGAAGATGGCTGTCGGTGCGTTCCTGCTGACGCCGGCCATCGTGCCGTCCATTCTCGTGGCAATCGGTTATTTCTTCGTGCTGGCGCAATTGGGGCTGGTCGGCAGCATGACAGGTCTGGTGCTGGGACACGTAGCGCTGGCAATCCCGGTCGTCTTCGTCATCATGACGTCGGCGTTTGCGGGCTTCGATCCCAATCAGGAACTGGCGGCAGAAAGCCTCGGCGCCGGCCGGATGATCGTCTGGAAGGACGTCATCATTCCGCAGATACGGGGATCGCTGTTCGCTTCGGCGCTGCTCGCTTTCGTCACCTCGCTCGATGAGGTGGTGATTGCGATGTTCATCTCCGCCGGCACCAACGCGACCCTGCCGAAGGTGATGTTCAGCGCGCTGCGCGACAAGATCGACCCGACGGTCGCTGCCATTTCCACCATGCTGATCTCAATAGCGGTGCTGGCGGTAATCGCCCTGCTGCGTTCCGGGCCGAAGCAGGATCCCACCTGA
- a CDS encoding choline dehydrogenase yields the protein MNDHQTTARLDGGPYDFIVIGAGSAGSVLAARLSESGRHRVLLLEAGPSDANPWIHLPLGYSKLYTDPRYNWMYESEPEKGMNGRNTYQPRGKVLGGSSSINGMMYVRGNKLDFDDWAKAGCTGWSYADVLPYFIKAEDQSRGANPYHGVGGPLKVSDQSFDHELPNALCAAARQAGLADNPDFNGEAQDGFGYYQMNIHKGRRWSAARGYLKPVRRRANLRILTGAVAEKLIVDNGAVRGVRFRLNGRSLVAEGRETIISAGTIASPQLLMLSGIGPAAQLAEHGIACVLDNPNVGQNLQDHTCIQLMFRCTKPITINDMANSFLRKTASALQYAVLRKGYLAETGIYVGGFARSDAQQDRPDVQMAMAAWSVAERTVKGARQHPFSGFSFSPEHVAPEARGAITLRSADPTARPHIRFNFFQTEYDIKAMLFGIRLVRQITGQPAMQPYIAMEIQPGREVSSDEELIEFIRDKAGSDIHAVGTCRMGVDGTAVVDPRLRVIGVAGLRVVDASVMPRVVRGNTHAATVMIAEKASDMILEDARLGGS from the coding sequence ATGAACGATCACCAGACTACCGCCCGGCTTGACGGCGGCCCCTATGATTTCATCGTCATCGGAGCGGGCTCGGCTGGCAGTGTGCTTGCTGCCCGGTTGAGCGAGAGCGGCCGCCATCGCGTGCTGCTTCTCGAGGCAGGCCCGAGTGATGCCAATCCATGGATTCACCTGCCGCTCGGCTATTCCAAGCTCTACACCGATCCGCGCTACAACTGGATGTATGAGAGCGAGCCGGAAAAGGGCATGAACGGTCGCAATACATACCAGCCGCGCGGCAAGGTGCTTGGCGGGTCCAGTTCGATCAACGGGATGATGTATGTCCGCGGCAATAAGCTGGATTTCGACGACTGGGCAAAAGCTGGATGTACCGGCTGGTCCTATGCCGACGTGCTGCCATACTTCATCAAGGCAGAGGACCAGTCGCGCGGAGCCAACCCCTATCACGGGGTCGGCGGCCCGCTGAAGGTTTCCGATCAGTCGTTCGACCACGAGTTGCCCAACGCTCTATGCGCCGCCGCGCGCCAGGCCGGTCTTGCCGATAATCCCGACTTCAATGGCGAGGCGCAGGATGGCTTCGGTTACTACCAGATGAACATCCACAAGGGCCGGCGCTGGAGCGCTGCGCGCGGATATCTCAAACCTGTCCGCCGCCGCGCCAACCTGCGCATCTTGACGGGTGCCGTTGCGGAGAAGCTCATCGTCGATAACGGCGCGGTGCGTGGCGTCCGCTTCCGGCTCAATGGCCGAAGCCTCGTTGCCGAGGGACGCGAAACCATCATTTCCGCCGGCACGATCGCCTCGCCGCAACTGCTGATGCTCTCGGGTATCGGCCCTGCTGCGCAGCTCGCCGAACATGGCATCGCCTGCGTACTCGACAATCCCAATGTCGGGCAGAATTTGCAGGACCACACCTGTATCCAGCTCATGTTCCGCTGCACGAAGCCGATAACCATCAACGACATGGCCAACAGCTTCCTTCGCAAGACGGCAAGTGCGTTGCAATATGCGGTGCTGCGCAAAGGTTATCTGGCGGAAACCGGTATCTATGTCGGTGGCTTCGCCAGAAGTGACGCGCAACAGGACCGGCCGGACGTGCAGATGGCGATGGCTGCATGGAGCGTTGCGGAACGCACTGTCAAAGGCGCGCGTCAGCACCCGTTTTCCGGCTTCAGCTTCAGTCCGGAACATGTTGCGCCCGAGGCGCGCGGAGCAATCACCCTGCGTTCCGCCGATCCCACGGCTAGGCCGCATATTCGCTTCAACTTCTTCCAGACGGAATACGACATCAAAGCCATGCTGTTCGGCATCCGGCTGGTGCGCCAGATTACCGGACAGCCGGCAATGCAGCCCTATATCGCGATGGAAATCCAGCCCGGCCGCGAGGTGTCCAGTGACGAGGAACTGATCGAGTTCATTCGCGACAAGGCCGGCTCCGACATCCATGCCGTCGGCACCTGCCGCATGGGCGTTGACGGGACGGCCGTGGTAGATCCGCGACTACGCGTTATCGGCGTCGCCGGGCTGCGAGTGGTCGACGCTTCCGTTATGCCGCGAGTGGTGCGTGGCAATACCCATGCTGCAACCGTGATGATCGCCGAAAAGGCGTCCGACATGATCCTGGAAGATGCACGGCTGGGCGGATCGTAG